The Carboxydocella sporoproducens DSM 16521 genomic sequence TAGCAATGGCGATAGGGCGAATTCGGGAAAATCAGGCAGAGAAGATGCGGAGCCTAGTAGCTTAAAAAGGAGAAGAAAAGCATCTCTAATATGGGCAAAAAGTTACAGGCCGGATGATTAAGAAGTCATTTTAGGGCTAGTGGGATTAGTGCGCCCTTTTTTAGGATTTAAAAAAAGAGAGATACCGTTATCCTTGCTAAACAACTGAATGATAATGTTTAAAAAAATTTATTTATAATATTTTTAGCAATTTTCATTCTGAAAAAGGGTACATCGCAAAAAGCATGTAGTCATATTGAGCTGGACTGGCTTATATATATGTTAACGAAGTAGGACGATAAAGGGGGCCAGTCTATGCTCAGAAATAAAACTGGATTATTTGTTTTGTTATTATTGTACCTGGCTTTGGCTCAACCGGTTCTGGCGAATCCGCCTGATGAGGAAAAAAGGCAGGCAGAAGAAAGACGTTTACAACACACAATCATCATTGACATTACCGGTGACAGTAAAAAAATCAGCAATTTATCGGCGGTTAGAGCTTTAGCCGGGGAAGGTATTTGGCTACAAATACCTGATCCCGATAATGTGCGAGATATGAAACCCGCAGCTGAACTGCAGGCATATCTTTATCTGGCCGATTCCCTTTACAGTAACCAGGAGGCTACTCAAGCTTATGACAAGATTGTTCAGGATGCGTCTGAGGAAATCCTCAACCGGGCTAAAGTTTCCTGGGCAGCCGAAAAACCGGAGTTTTTGAAGGTTCAACTTGTTGCCAGCAGTCAACATTTGAGCAGATTAAACAAGCAATTGCTGAATCTCTATGGCTCAATCTACCAGGCTGGCGTCTGGCCCGGAACGCTGTTAGTAATAAATATTAAAGACTCAAGCAATTACCTGTCAATCTGGAAAGGGCCTGGGCTTATGCCTCGTGACCAGAGTTTAATATTACCGGGAGAAATTTACAATCAGGTACTGGAGGCCTGGGTAAATCGACGGCTGTCAAGTCCACCGTTACCGTCGCTGGCATTAGGACAGAATAGTGAACTGCGGTTATGGCAGAAAGAAATTTCCCTCTGGCAACAATCTCTGGCCCGGGTTTACGAGATGCTGGCTGAAAAAGAAAAAGTAATCAGAGACAACGAGACTACTATAAAAAACATTGCCACTCAGCAGGCCAACTGGCAACAAAGGGAACGGGAGCTGCACAATAGATTAACTAAAAATTTGAGGCAAATCCTGTTCTGGCGCGGTGTAGCAGGAGCGCTGATTATTCTTTCTGTTTTGTTGTTAATTGTTGAATACAGGATACTCCGAAAAAGATATTTGCTTTTTTAGCCCGCAAGTGCGGGTATCTTTTCTTTTTGTATTTATTTTCAGAATTTTTTGGGAACTAGCAGGGAATTAACAATTTGTGTCGAAATATAATTATTAATAACCCGACCTGACCATTTGTATAACAGAAACAACATTTCAAGATTATTTTTCAACACCTAGCAGGATTTTTGTTGACAACGACGAAATAATTAAGTTAATATTATTAGAAATTTTCTGAAATAGGGGGTGATGGAATGAAGCTGGCTATCTCAGGAAAAGGCGGAGTAGGTAAAACGACGATTGCATCAACGCTGGTAAGGATTTTTGCTGAAGATCATCCCCGGGTTTTTGCCATTGATGCTGACCCTGATGCCTGTTTGGCCCAGGGGGTTGGCATCGAGCGCCAGGTTGCTCAGGAACACCGGCCGGTCATCGAACTGAAGGAAATCATCGATGCCAAGAACGCCGGCGGGGGCGCTTTTTTCACCTTGAATCCAGATGTGGATGAGATTCTGGAGGAGTATTGCCTGAAAAAGGACAATATTAACTTTTTGCGGATGGGGGGCTTGAAAAAAGGCGGTGAAGCCTGTTATTGTAAAGAAAACAGTTTTCTTAATTCTGTTGTTAATTCCCTGTTGTTGGACAGAAATGATGTGGTTATCCTGGATATGGGGGCCGGTATAGAACATTTATCCCGGGGCACAGCCCGTGGAGTGGATGCCATGCTGGTAGTGGTAGAACCTTCCCTGAACAGTGTCGGCACTGCTCTGCAGGTGAAGAAAATGTCCGAAGATCTGGGAATTAACCGGGTTTATTTTATCGGTAATAAAGTCAGAACTGAGAAGGAAAAAGAGTTTTTAAGCAGTAAACTGCCTCAGGATTTATTGTTAGGTATTATTCCCTATGATGACGAGGCTGTGGACACTGCGATGGAAGACGGGGTTGCCATCAGCCCGCAAGGGATTATCTATAAAACTTTAAAAGAGATTAAGAAAAGGCTGGAGGAGGAGGTAGGGAACAGGGATATTTAATTAGCATGGTTTTAACCTGTAACAAACGATTAAGGAGGTTTGGAAGGGAATGAGCGAACAAAAAAAGTCCATTGACCCCGGTGTGTTGCAGATGCTGAGCCGGGCTAGTGAATTGAACATTTTTACCGCTTTTGATCGGGCCAAAGCCCAGTCGCCTCAGTGTGGTTTCGGCAGTAATGGTATTTGTTGCCGGATTTGTATCCAGGGCCCGTGTCGGATTATGCCCAAAAAACAGGGTGGCAACAAGGGTATTTGTGGAGCTACTGACTATACTATTGTGGCTCGTAACCTGGTACGCGCAGTAGCGGGTGGTGCATCTGCTCACTCCGATCATGGTCGGCATATTGCAATGGCATTACTGCATGTTGCTGAAGGCAAGACCAAGGACTATGAAATTAAGGATATCAACAAACTGAAGAAAATCGCCGCAAGAATCGGTATCGAAACCGAAGGGAAAACCCCTGAGCAACTGGCCAAGGAAGTGGCTCTGGCAGCTCTGGAAGATTATCAGCGACTCAGCGGTTTCGGTGAGGCCACCTGGGTTAAAACAACTGTTACCGAAGGCCGGGTCAAGAAACTGCGGGAAACCAAGACCATGCCTGCAGGTATCAATAGTGCTATCGTAGAACTGTTAAGCCAGACTCACATGGGTATGGATGCTGATCCTGTATCCATTATCTTTGGTGGTCTGAAAGCTGCTATGGGTGACTATACCGGCATGCATATCAGTACTGATCTGTCTGACGTGATTTTCGGCACTCCTGTCCCCACTGTCACTGAAGCTAACCTGGGGGTAATCAAGGAAAACAAAGTCAATATCGCTGTTCACGGTCACAACCCCCTCTTGAGTGAACTGATTGTCCGGGCTGCCAAGGAAATGGAAGCTGAAGCCAAAGTTGCCGGGGCTGAAGGCATCAACTGTGTAGGTATCTGCTGTACCGGTAACGAGGTTCTGATGCGCCAGGGTGTTCCCATTGCTACTAGCTTTGGCTCTCAGGAACTGGCCATTATGACCGGGGCCTTAGATGCCATGGTAGTAGATGTTCAGTGTATTATGCCCGGCTTGCAGGCGGTCTGTGAATGCTTCCATACCAAATTGATTACCACTTCCGATATCGCCAAGATTCCTGGTGCCTATCATGTTTATTTCAATGAAGAAGAAGCCATGGAAAATGCCCGCAAGGTTATCCGTCTGGCCATTGAAAACTACAAAGAAAGAGATGGTCAAAAGGTCTATATCCCGCAAATCAAGAACAAGGTTGTCGGTGGCTGGAGTCTGGAGGCATTACTGGAGATTTTCGCTGCCATCAATCCCGAGCGTCCGATCAGTGTCTTAACTGATGCCATTTTGAATGGTGAAATCAAGGGTGTGGCGCTTTTCGCCGGTTGTAACAACCTGAAAGGTGTGCAGGACGAAAAACACATTGGCGTGATTAAGAAAATGGTAGCCAATGATGTGTTCGTAGTGGCAACAGGCTGTTCAGCGCAAGCTTTTGCGAAACATGGTCTGCTGAACGGTGAGGCGGTTGAGGAATTTGCCGGTCCTGGCCTGAAGGCTTTCCTGAATCG encodes the following:
- a CDS encoding AAA family ATPase, translating into MKLAISGKGGVGKTTIASTLVRIFAEDHPRVFAIDADPDACLAQGVGIERQVAQEHRPVIELKEIIDAKNAGGGAFFTLNPDVDEILEEYCLKKDNINFLRMGGLKKGGEACYCKENSFLNSVVNSLLLDRNDVVILDMGAGIEHLSRGTARGVDAMLVVVEPSLNSVGTALQVKKMSEDLGINRVYFIGNKVRTEKEKEFLSSKLPQDLLLGIIPYDDEAVDTAMEDGVAISPQGIIYKTLKEIKKRLEEEVGNRDI
- the cooS gene encoding anaerobic carbon-monoxide dehydrogenase catalytic subunit, which translates into the protein MSEQKKSIDPGVLQMLSRASELNIFTAFDRAKAQSPQCGFGSNGICCRICIQGPCRIMPKKQGGNKGICGATDYTIVARNLVRAVAGGASAHSDHGRHIAMALLHVAEGKTKDYEIKDINKLKKIAARIGIETEGKTPEQLAKEVALAALEDYQRLSGFGEATWVKTTVTEGRVKKLRETKTMPAGINSAIVELLSQTHMGMDADPVSIIFGGLKAAMGDYTGMHISTDLSDVIFGTPVPTVTEANLGVIKENKVNIAVHGHNPLLSELIVRAAKEMEAEAKVAGAEGINCVGICCTGNEVLMRQGVPIATSFGSQELAIMTGALDAMVVDVQCIMPGLQAVCECFHTKLITTSDIAKIPGAYHVYFNEEEAMENARKVIRLAIENYKERDGQKVYIPQIKNKVVGGWSLEALLEIFAAINPERPISVLTDAILNGEIKGVALFAGCNNLKGVQDEKHIGVIKKMVANDVFVVATGCSAQAFAKHGLLNGEAVEEFAGPGLKAFLNRLNEANAGKISEKLPLIFHMGSCVDNTRASDLLMLMANELGVDTPKVPWVASAPEAMSEKAIAIGSWCVTLGMPVHVGTLVPVEGSKLVYGVVTNIAEDVFGGYLILEQDYEKAAEKMLNKLEERTWRLRIRKRALAQAAELAGK